One segment of Panicum virgatum strain AP13 chromosome 3K, P.virgatum_v5, whole genome shotgun sequence DNA contains the following:
- the LOC120698764 gene encoding transcription termination factor MTERF4, chloroplastic-like: MMKSLLFSAHPTPPLLPGPRLRRLIRLCASSASASAPPRAGRGSPRPAPSRRPSPRSLYARPSLLEMERERAARRADVDAFLASLGVDPGELAGLELPVTVDVMRERAEFLASLGLTREDLAAYPLALGCSVRKNMVPVLDYLGKLGVRRDALPDLLRRYPQVLHASVVVGLAPVVKYLQGMDVRSVDIPRVLERYPELLGFKLEGTMSTSIAYLVGIGVGRRQIGSVITRFPEVLGMRVGKIIKPFVEYLEGTGIQKLSVARIIEKKPYVLGFGLEDKVKSNIEVLMEFGVRKEALASIVMQYPDILGLELRDKLVAQQSLFESIILVSRDDFGRVIERMPQAINLGRTAVLKHVNFLTACGFMLSQVSKMVVACPQLPALNMDIMRMNFEHFKNEMERDLEELVEFPAFFTYGLESTVRPRHEMVSRKGFTCSLAWLLNCSDARFDERMKYDTIGVEEMEAEESSDMNALAEEVESEEEEYSDYDDSDDEFVR, from the coding sequence ATGATGAAGTCCCTCCTCTTCTCCGCCCaccccacgccgccgctcctccccggCCCGCGCCTCCGCAGGCTCATCCGCCTTTGCGCCTCCTCCGCGTCCgcgtccgccccgccccgcgccggccgcggctccccccgccccgcgccgtcgcgccgcccatCCCCACGCTCCCTCTACGCCCGGCCCAGCCTCCTCGAGatggagcgcgagcgcgccgcccgccgcgccgacgTCGACGCCTTCCTCGCCTCCCTCGGCGTGGACCCGGGTGAGCTCGCGGGCCTCGAGCTCCCGGTCACCGTCGACGTCATGCGGGAGCGCGCCGAGTTCCTCGCCTCCCTCGGCCTCACCCGCGAGGACCTCGCCGCCTACCCGCTCGCGCTGGGCTGCAGCGTGCGCAAGAACATGGTCCCCGTCCTCGACTACCTCGGCAAGCTCGGCGTCCGCCGCGATGCGCTCCCGGACCTGCTCCGCCGCTACCCTCAGGTACTGCACGCCAGTGTCGTCGTAGGCCTCGCCCCCGTCGTCAAGTACCTCCAGGGGATGGACGTCCGGTCCGTTGACATCCCGCGCGTGCTCGAGCGCTACCCGGAGCTCCTCGGGTTCAAGCTCGAGGGAACCATGAGCACTTCTATCGCCTACCTCGTCGGCATTGGCGTGGGTAGGCGCCAAATCGGCAGCGTCATCACCCGTTTCCCCGAGGTGCTTGGCATGCGCGTGGGGAAGATTATAAAACCCTTCGTCGAATACCTTGAGGGCACCGGGATCCAGAAGTTATCTGTTGCAAGGATAATTGAGAAGAAGCCTTATGTCCTTGGGTTTGGATTAGAGGATAAGGTGAAGTCTAACATTGAGGTACTGATGGAGTTTGGAGTGAGGAAGGAGGCACTAGCCTCCATTGTGATGCAGTATCCTGACATTCTTGGACTTGAGCTGAGGGACAAGCTTGTTGCACAGCAGAGCTTGTTTGAGTCAATCATTTTGGTCAGCCGTGATGATTTTGGGAGAGTGATCGAGAGGATGCCACAGGCCATTAACCTTGGACGAACTGCGGTTCTGAAGCATGTCAATTTTCTTACAGCCTGTGGTTTTATGCTCTCGCAAGTTAGCAAGATGGTTGTGGCATGCCCCCAATTGCCCGCACTGAACATGGATATTATGAGGATGAACTTTGAGCACTTCAAGAATGAGATGGAGAGGGATTTGGAGGAGCTGGTTGAGTTCCCTGCATTCTTCACTTATGGCCTTGAGTCGACTGTGAGGCCTCGGCATGAGATGGTGTCCAGGAAGGGGTTCACATGCTCTCTTGCGTGGCTTCTTAACTGTTCGGATGCCAGATTTGATGAGCGCATGAAGTATGATACAATCGGAGTTGAGGAAATGGAGGCTGAGGAATCTTCTGACATGAATGCATTAGCAGAGGAGGTAGAGAGTGAGGAGGAAGAGTACAGCGATTatgatgattctgatgatgagTTTGTTCGATAA